The region CCCCTATCAAACACATCCAGAACTTGGTTGCCAATATTTCTGGCATCAGAAAAGGAGGGATTTTCGCTAATACTAAGGTATTCTCCTATTATATTATAACCTCTCCTTTTAAAATAATCTCTGGCTTTTAAACCCACCGTTATCAATAAAACCTTATCCTTTTTATCCTTGATTTCCTCTTCTACCAACCTATTGATATTTGAATTAAATCCTCCTGCTAAGCCTCTGTCAGCAGATATTACCACATAAATAGCCCTATCCCCATCCCTTGCTTTTACATAGGGATGGTTCATATTATTCATATTTGATAATACCTGCTGGATATTTCTATAAACCGTGTTATAAAAGGGCCTAGATTTTTCTAATCTTTCCCTTGCTCTTATCAATCTAGCAGAAGCGACCAATTCCATTGCTTTAGTAATCTGTTTTATATTGTTTATCCCTCGTATTCTTCTTTTAATATCCCGTGTTGATTCAGCCAATTATTACACCCCCAATTATTAAGGGAATACTAAAAACTCTTTTTGAACTCTTCTACAGCTTCTTTAATTCTCTTTTCAGTTTCTTCAGTTAAATCCTTGGTTTCCTTTATGGAATTTATTATTTCAGGGTAATTGTTGTTTATATAATTTAGGAATTCCTTTTCGAATTGGGATACCCTTTCAAGTGGAATATCTGACAAGTATCCATTAATAACCACATATATGATCACAACTTGATCTTCCACTTTCATTGGACTATATTGAGGCTGCTTCAATATTTCCATCATTCGTTCTCCTTGTTCCAGCCTGCGTTGAGTATCCTTGTCTAGATCTGAGCCAAATTGAGCAAAGGCAGCTAAATCCCTATATTGAGCTAGTTCAAGCTTTAAGCTCCCAGCCACCTTCTTCATAGCCTTAATTTGAGCTGCTCCTCCAACCCTGGATACGGACAGTCCAGTATTTATAGCAGGTCTCTGTCCTGCAAAGAAAAGGTCCGTTTCTAGGAATATTTGCCCATCAGTTATGGAGATAACGTTGGTTGGAATATAGGCAGAAATATCTCCTGCTAAGGTTTCTATAATAGGCAAGGCTGTAATAGAACCTCCGCCATATTCGTCGCTCAATTTTGCTGACCTTTCTAATAATCTAGAATGTAGGTAGAATACGTCTCCTGGATAGGCTTCCCTTCCTGGTGGACGTCTTAAAAGCAAGGACATAGCCCTATAGGCTATAGCATGCTTGGATAGGTCATCATAAACTATAAGCACATCTTCACCATTGTCCATGAATTCTTCACCCATGGCTACTCCTGCATAGGGTGCTATATATTGTAATGGTGCCAACTCGCTAGCTGTTGCAGACACTACAATGGTATAGTCCATTGCACCATGTTTTTCAAGTACGTCAACAATCTGAGCAACTGTTGACCTCTTTTGCCCTATGGCTACATAAATGCAGATAACATCCTGATCTTTTTGGTTAATAATAGCGTCTACTGCTAAGGCAGTTTTACCAGTCTGCCTATCCCCAATAATTAGCTCTCTCTGACCTCTACCTATCGGGAACATGGAATCTATAGCCTTAATCCCGGTTTGTAAAGGCTGATTTACAGATTTTCTGGTAATAACCCCTGGAGCAACCCTCTCTATAGGTCTAAACTTGGTGGCATTTATTGGTCCTTTCCCATCTATGGGTTGACCCAATGCATTAACAACTCTACCAATCATTACATCTCCAACGGGAACTTCTACTATTCTCCCCGTCTTCTTTACTATGTCGCCTTCTTTGATATCCTTATCGGAACCTAAAAGTACACAACCAACATTGTCTTCCTCTAAGTTAAGAGCCATTCCATAAACCTCTCCTGGGAACTCTATCAGCTCTCCTGCCATACATGCCTCAAGGCCGTGAATTCTAGCAATACCATCTCCTACCTGAATGACGGTACCCACATCTACCATATCAAGTCTTTTTTCATATCTCTTAATCTGTTCCTTTATAACAGAACTAATTTCTTCCGGTCTTAACTCCATTTTTTCACCCCAGCTTTCCTATATTGTTGCGCCTTTTATAGCTTTTTCCAAATTTTCTAATTGTGCTTTTATAGTTCCATCAATGATTTTGTTTTCTATCTTTAAAAGAACTCCTCCTATTATGTCCTTATCTATCACGTTATTAAGTATTATAG is a window of Tepidimicrobium xylanilyticum DNA encoding:
- the atpG gene encoding ATP synthase F1 subunit gamma is translated as MAESTRDIKRRIRGINNIKQITKAMELVASARLIRARERLEKSRPFYNTVYRNIQQVLSNMNNMNHPYVKARDGDRAIYVVISADRGLAGGFNSNINRLVEEEIKDKKDKVLLITVGLKARDYFKRRGYNIIGEYLSISENPSFSDARNIGNQVLDVFDRGEVDRIYLAYTEFINTLTQKAKIISLLPAAELEEVPAEKTAVIEFEPSPEEVLDYLIPKYLQSVIYGALIESSCSQQGARRTAMESATENAEEMIDELKLSYNRARQAAITSEISEIVSGAEALK
- the atpA gene encoding F0F1 ATP synthase subunit alpha — translated: MELRPEEISSVIKEQIKRYEKRLDMVDVGTVIQVGDGIARIHGLEACMAGELIEFPGEVYGMALNLEEDNVGCVLLGSDKDIKEGDIVKKTGRIVEVPVGDVMIGRVVNALGQPIDGKGPINATKFRPIERVAPGVITRKSVNQPLQTGIKAIDSMFPIGRGQRELIIGDRQTGKTALAVDAIINQKDQDVICIYVAIGQKRSTVAQIVDVLEKHGAMDYTIVVSATASELAPLQYIAPYAGVAMGEEFMDNGEDVLIVYDDLSKHAIAYRAMSLLLRRPPGREAYPGDVFYLHSRLLERSAKLSDEYGGGSITALPIIETLAGDISAYIPTNVISITDGQIFLETDLFFAGQRPAINTGLSVSRVGGAAQIKAMKKVAGSLKLELAQYRDLAAFAQFGSDLDKDTQRRLEQGERMMEILKQPQYSPMKVEDQVVIIYVVINGYLSDIPLERVSQFEKEFLNYINNNYPEIINSIKETKDLTEETEKRIKEAVEEFKKSF